Proteins found in one Thalassophryne amazonica chromosome 1, fThaAma1.1, whole genome shotgun sequence genomic segment:
- the LOC117520771 gene encoding tetraspanin-7-like has product MAPRRMETKPLILCLKTLLLLYSFIFWVTGAVLLSLGLWWNFMLGPYTTLIAHGPSSAPYALTGTGAAIVVFGLFGCFATCWGRPWTLKLYAVCLILVFLVEVVAGISGFIFRHEIKRTFLVSYSEAVFEYDGRDDRSLAVDNIQRTLRCCGVYNYTSWFSSVDFTLSGIPASCCINVSNCSSADLRNATMAPRIVHKQGCYELVTSFLEGNMGIIAGVTFGIAFSQFVGVFLSCCLSCVITTNQYEMV; this is encoded by the exons ATGGCGCCCAGAAGGATGGAAACCAAACCGCTGATCCTCTGCCTGAAGACTCTGCTGCTGCTTTACTCCTTCATCTTCTGG GTGACAGGGGCGGTTCTGCTGTCTTTGGGATTGTGGTGGAACTTTATGCTGGGGCCCTACACCACGCTGATCGCTCACGGGCCCTCCAGCGCCCCGTACGCCCTCACTGGCACCGGAGCCGCCATCGTGGTGTTCGGGCTGTTCGGCTGCTTTGCCACTTGCTGGGGGCGACCCTGGACCCTCAAACTG TACGCCGTGTGTCTGATACTCGTCTTCTTGGTGGAGGTCGTCGCTGGAATCTCCGGATTCATCTTTCGCCACGAG attaAACGGACCTTCCTGGTGTCGTACAGTGAAGCCGTGTTTGAGTATGATGGACGAGATGACAGGAGTCTGGCTGTCGACAACATCCAACGCACA TTGCGTTGCTGTGGTGTGTATAACTACACCAGCTGGTTCAGCAGTGTGGATTTCACCCTTAGTGGGATTCCTGCTAGCTGCTGCATTAATGTCTCCAACTGCAGCAGCGCAGACCTGCGAAATGCCACCATGGCTCCACGTATCGTCCACAAGCAG GGATGTTATGAGTTGGTGACGTCCTTCCTTGAGGGAAACATGGGAATTATTGCTGGAGTCACTTTTGGCATTGCCTTCTCTCAG TTTGTCGGGGTGTTTTTGTCCTGCTGTTTGTCTTGTGTCATCACCACAAACCAGTATGAAATGGTCTAA
- the LOC117517729 gene encoding mid1-interacting protein 1-B-like, translated as MMQISESYNQKNSLFNAMTRFIVAVNDMDQTVMVPSLLRDIPLDNRELKAPRTVTNINSTAKTAYFHRDGDMYSSYMLLKSIRNDIEWGVVPGEAPWKENVGETGMTALRSSVEEEDLEKQFHFHLNGLHTVLSKLTLKANTLTNRYKEEIGCTN; from the coding sequence ATGATGCAAATATCTGAATCGTACAACCAGAAGAACTCGCTGTTTAACGCCATGACTCGCTTCATCGTCGCAGTCAACGACATGGACCAGACAGTGATGGTGCCCAGCTTGCTGCGGGACATTCCCCTGGACAACAGGGAGCTGAAGGCACCTCGGACCGTGACGAACATTAACAGTACCGCAAAGACCGCCTACTTCCACAGAGACGGGGACATGTACAGCTCCTACATGCTGCTGAAGTCTATCCGGAATGACATCGAGTGGGGAGTGGTGCCGGGTGAGGCGCCATGGAAGGAGAACGTGGGTGAGACGGGCATGACGGCGTTGCGGTCTTCAGTGGAGGAGGAGGATCTGGAGAAGCAGTTTCACTTCCACCTGAACGGACTCCACACGGTTTTGTCAAAATTGACCCTCAAGGCGAACACGCTTACGAACCGCTACAAGGAAGAGATCGGCTGCACGAACTGA